TGATAGAAAAGTTAAGGAGCTGAGAGTTAAACAAATTCCACTGGTGAAAATTCTATGGAAGAACCACGGGGTCGAAGAGGCGACCTGGGAAGTGGAGAAGGAGATGAAAACGAAATACCCAGGACTGTTTAATGActcaggtgagaaatttcgaggacaaaattccttaagggggagagagtgtgagaccccgaaaattttcttattttctaggcatttattTTAGGCTTTGGGCTTAATTTTAGTGTTTTATTTAATGTGTTCATTTTCTGGGGATTTTATGAGAAATaggaattttaaaacattttctGTGGCAATAGGGGTGTAcagtggatgtgggacccactagtgcggttgTTGCAGAAAAATGGGTTGGAGGAAAATTTTACATACGGAGATTTTATTATCTTGTATTATGagctaattagaggttagctagtgTAATTAAGTATTAGAAGACAAAGGAATGAGATAAACACAAAAAGGGCCACTTGTCATAACCCtaatggaagttggacttttgactacTTGCTTTACCGTTCTTATtaatcaattttgacccaaaaattccctcattttctcctcctcttggccgaacatCCTAGAGAGAAGAAGATAGAAAACTTCCAACCtttgttcttcatttcttgccaaatcttgaaattcaaccgttaatctttcaaatttctccacaaaagtgagttgagAGGTGAGTTTAAGAGGATTCGTGGAGCCTTTTGGGAAGAACAAGCCCTAGCTATCTtgtttcttgaggttacaaagGTGAGTGGTTAGGAAATTGTCCCTTTGTTGGTTATGATGTGAAATTAGTAGAGGTTGGTAGTTAAAGATGCaattttgtggagtatttcatgaattACGGTTGTGTTGTctaattttcctatttattgggaatttttctgttttatatagtTTCTTATGGTTGGCTAAGTTATGATAGCCTTATATTGGATAATTTAGAGCTTCTATGTGTtaatggtggttaattgcagaaaatttccgcTGTTGTAGGAAATTCCAGATTTTAGGGGTTTAAATATTTCCATTCTTCCCGGTACTTTTTCTCCTAGTTataggctgaattaggcttggtgtaaaacatgaaagttgtatagaatgaggttttatagtttcctgacaaatttcagctcaatcggaggaacgtagcttatgaaaagaccgaaatacccctgctgccctgtttctgtccgaaactgataatcagcttgtGTAATTGGTtcgtttgaccaggaatattaccgaattggttgttagtgtcttcttaagaattatagtattttatcttagatttcaaatggatttggaattacctgatttggagttgtgtgtgctgagataagagtgaatgaatcaggactgccagtTGAATTTTGAGGTGagttcgaactggaaaatctggagttgttttggaaactttgatctagttagggtgagaactggacttagtagtcttcatcaaagttatagatctctgtcttatcttcgaaatggtatagATTGcgccccaatccgataagtgtaaccccagttgtgtccgttctgctaaatgacgtcaaaactgtcttttggttttagggCATAAACTTCATTCCGGATTCTCCCTAGCTTGGTTAGGCACTTATACGTTCGATTGGGCCTTATTTTTTTGTAGGGTGTGGATTTTCTTTGACTAGTATTCGAGTCTTAATTGTGATATTCTTGTTGTATAGGTCGTACCGGTGCTTCGACGCCTACGCCTTAAGCTAACTTGTGACCTTGTTTACTtaccttggtgagtgtaccattataTGGTCTACTGCTTCATTGGTTGATTATACTTGATATGTGAACTTGAATGGATAGAATGATACGCGGgtatactttatcgctctcgatCTCTTATCCGTATTCCTGTTACTGTCAAAGTGTGAAATTGTCTACATGTATGTTTTCACATGGCTAAGGGATTTGCCCGACAACTTAACTGTGTTATCTGAGCTCATACCCCATTGGCccttaatcgagtcgagccggccaGGGCTTGGGCGAATCGATAATGGACCTTGGGTTCATTgtagtcgagtggagtgttaactcctcgaccttatggtatactcgagtattaccctctctgttactgtgaggtgttcgggccccgTAAGGAGGTGACCGGTGGAACGGATATGGAGTAAAGTGGGGTTCTACGGAATGTTCTTCGCTTTAAaggttgacggagggtcaacgggtTGGTGATCAATTGCGGCAAGTGGAAAgtgctcttgagagccaattgtatccttttatattGACTTGTTGTGTTTATGAGCTTTGGGGTCACTATGTGATAACATGTGGTTACTGGTGTGTCTTGTTGGTGCCTAACGAGCGTAAACTCACCCTcgttactttgttttccttacagggaataaACTTTTGAGATCTATGATGTGGCGAAGCCGAGTTGAGCttgttttcatattttttttgtatagtTCCTCGATAGTTAGGAAATCCATACATGTACTTGGATCCAATATTTCTTTTGGAATGTAAATTTGTAATTATGCGTGTATAAAAGTGTTTGGTAATGTTCATGTGCGGCcccattttttttccattttcgttTCGTGACTTTGATTTATTTGAGCGCGCTAAAATATTCTGGAACGTTTTAGATTATGTTTAATCGTCTTtgtagttctggcgagagctgggcaggcagtccgctaacccctttggtacgccctaggggaaagtggggttgtcacaggtggtatcagagtcagGTTAGAAATAACCTGGGCGAACCCGAAACTTGAATCTTagcacttttggagattttgatAGGCTATGTTTAAGTATGATCACTTTGTCTAAGTTGTAATCTGTGGCTATCCTTATAGGTCATGGACGGAGCTAGTGGGAGTGGAGGTGGGCCGCCTCGGAAGCGTTTTCGTGTTGTCGACTACGAGGAGAGGCCCGGAGGACCGATTCGGCGCTGGAGTACAGCCAGTCGGACTAGGCACTGTGATCGTTGCCAGCACTACTCCTACGCTGACCATGTGGTCGTGGCTGTGTTAGATGAGAGGAGGAGGCTCAGGCGTGCCGCCGCCAGAGATCACACTGAGCTGCAGCATGTGAGGGGTATCATGAGGATGTAGGCGGATCGCATTCGAGAGCTCCATGGGGACATAGCCATGGAGCAGGAGAGGACAAACGCTCTGAGGGAGCAGTTACTGGTAGCCAACGGCCGTCTCACTAGGGTAGTCAGGGAGGTTCGAGACCGGTCCGGTGGCATTATTAACGAGTGTGAGGCGCTAATCCAGGGAGTGATTGGCGCCAATGTGCCAGGAGCAGTTCCGGGTGACGGAGCTCCAGGCGATGGAGGCACCCCTAGTTCTAGCTCTGGGGAGGAGTCGATTGGCTCCGTTGAGAACTAGGCTAGAGTGCTTTGGACTATGTTTTGATCCCATGTAAGGGATGCCTAGGGAAACTTTTAAGTTTGTTGtgttgtacttttgggacctaGTTCGTATAGTGTATTTTGGAAGACCCTCTTTTGGCTTCATGGAAGTACTTTTGTACATATTTGCTTGACTGCTCATGTATGACTGTTTGACACAGTTTTGTGTTCAATGTATAACTGCTCTATGTGTATACATGCCTTATATGGTGTTTATTTTGGTTCTTTGTTCATGCTTATATGACTATGTTTGTATGcacttttaatattatgtttgtgcctcgaccttagattgacttagatcgaTGGAAGGCACGCGTAGTGGCCGAGGCCGGGGACGTGGGGGTAGACAGCCCACGATTGAACAGGGTACGGGGACCGCTATGCCCGAACtaaatcctgaaccccaaattGATCCCAACATTCAGGTAGCCGCTGCTATCCAGCGGATGACTGATCTCTTGGCCCAGgtggtgcaacaacagggccccAATCCTGTTCCACCAGTTggtaaccctggaaaccctggaaatcACGTCGAGAGCGAGGATCGAGCTGTTGAACAGTTTCAAAAATTCTCTCCACCAAAGTTtcttggagggcccgatccggacgtggctgaaCAGTGGTTAGAAAAGATGATAGACATTTTTGCCGCTTTACATTACTCGGAGGAGAGGCAGGTTACTTTTGCGATCTTTCAATTAGAAGGGGCCGCTCGCTCTTGGTGGAATATTATTCGGACGAAATGGGAGCGAGAAAAAACACCAAGAACGTGGGTGAACTTCGTAAGGGAGTTCAATGCCAAGTACTTTTCACCATTGCTCCAGGagaagaaggaagatgagttcatccgactctgCCAAGGCACCCAATCTATGGCtaaatacgagagccagtttacccgctTGTCTAAATTCGCTCCTGAACTCATCCTAAATGAACAAAGGAGGGCGAGACGTTTCCTTCAGGGGCTTAACGTAGAAATTCAAAAGGACTTAGTCGTGGCCCAAATTACCACCTTTAGTGATGCAGTTGAGAAAGCCTTACGATCTGAGAATGCCAGGGTTCAAGTGAGAAACTTTCAAAATAGAAAACGTGGAGCTTCTGGGAGTAGCTCAACTCAAGGGGATAAAAGTAACCCTCCCAAATTTGGAAGGGGAGCCGGAGGGGGACGGTTCTCGGGTATGGCAAGAGGAACTCCACCAAAAGGTGGCCAGACGGGACGAGGCCAGCAGAGGAGCGAATCGCAAGGGAGTTCAGCCACCGTTTCTCGTGGACCGTGTAGCTTCTGTGGGAAACCAAACCACACGGAGGACGACTGTTGGAGGAAGCAGAACAAGTGCTTACGCTGTGGGAGTACGGAGCACCGGCTCGCTAGTTGTCCAGTCCAGTCTCAGGAAGCGAGAGGAACTACTCAGTCGTCAAAGGCTACCTCAGGCCAGTCACGGGTAGAAGGAGCGAAACCGAAGGTGCCTGCTCGAGTATACTCCATCGGGCAACGTCCGGTTCCTGACTCTGtagaggtggtggaaggtacgatccctgtctTCCACCGCCTAGCtagaattttgatagaccctggtgcCACCCATTCTTTCGTTAACCCTGAGTTTATGTGTGGAATCGATATACACCATGTCACTCTCCCCTATGAGCTGGAAGTTAGTACCCCTACGGGGGACCAATGTTTGATGTCTAGTAAAATGTATACAAATTATGAAAtctgggtaggagagagaaagttGTTAGGGAATTTGATAAGCTtggccattaaggggtacgatgtgatatTGGGCATGGATTGGTTGGCTCGATACGATGCCCAACTAGACTGTAAGAGGAAAAGTGTAGAATTTTGTATCCCTGGGAAGACAACTTTGAGATTAGATATGAGGGGTAGTCTAGCCTCATCTGCTATGATTTCGGGAATTTGGGCTAGGAAACTACTGAGTAGAGGGGCACAAGGGTTCCTTGCTTTTGTCATTAATACTCCTACCGATAAACTAAAAATAGAAGATGTTTCCGTAGTGAATGAATATCCAGACGTATTTCCCGATGAGTTAGTAAATTTACCTCCGGAAAAAGAAATTGAGTTTGAAATTAACCTATTACCGGGGACTTCTCCTATTTCCAAGACTCCCTACCGAATGGCACCTGTTGAACTCAAAGAGTTGAAATTGCAGTTGCAAGACCTTTTAGAACAGGGTTTTATTCATGAGAGTGGATCACCTTGGGGGGCACCTGTTCTCTTTGCTAAGAAGAAGGACGGGACCTTGAGACTGTGTATCGATTACCGAGGGTTGAACAAcgtgaccattaagaataagtatccattaccccacattgatgagttatttgaccagttgcaaggtgCGGTGGTCTTTTCTAAGTTAGATCTtcgacagggatactatcaaTTGTTAATTAGGAAGGAAGATGTGCCTAAGATTGCCTTCAATTCTCGGTATGGGCATTTCGAATTCGCCGTGATGCCttttggactaaccaatgcccctgccgctTTTATGGACCTTATGCATAggattttcaaaccctatctggaccgatttgtcgttgtctttgtcgatgacattttggtctattcAAAAACCCGTGAGGAGCATGTGCAACATTTGAAAGAGATCTTACAAACCTTGAGGGATCACCAGTTGTACGCTAAATTTAGTAAGTGCAAGTTTTGGGTAGAGAATGTTTCTTTCCTGGGGCACGTGATTTCAAAGAAAGGAATTGCTGTAGATCCAGCCAAGGTAGAGGCAGTGATAGAGTGGAAGAGACCCGACAATCCTACTGAAATCCGGAGTTTTCTAGGGTTGGCAGGTTATTACCGGTGATTTATCAATGATTTCTCGAAACTAGCCAGTCCCATAACTAATTTAACGAAGAAGAGTGGTCGGTTTCTGTGGAGTGATAAGTGTGAGAACTGCTTTCAAGAGTTGAAACGAAGGTTAACCATGGCCCCTATCCAGGTCTTGCCTAACGGTAAGGACAGTTTCACTGTTTACACTGACGCCTCTAGagaaggtttggggtgtgtATTGATGCAACACCAGAATGTACAATTGCTGCACCACTTACGtcaattatcaagaaagatgtACAATTTCATTGGGGAGAGGAACaagctaagtctttccaattacttaaacacaagctcacacatgcacctgttcttagtttacctaattttgacaaagcttttgaagtagagtgtgatgcttctggtatagGTATTGGAGCTGTCTTACTTCAAGAGGGCCGCCCAGTTGCCTACTTTAGCGAGAAGTTGAATGGAGCTGCTCTAAACTACTCAACATATGATAAGGAACTGATGGCCTTAGTGCGAGCTCTACAAACATGGCAACATTACCTTCGCCCTCGTGAGTTTGTCTTGCACACAGATCATGAGTCGCTCAAGCATATCAAGTCCCAAGACAAGTTGAGTAAGCGACATGCACGATGGATTACCTTCATTGACAGTTTTACCTTTGTGATCAAATACAAGACAGGTAAGACGAATGTAGTGCTGATGCACTCTCGCGAAGGCATACACTTATCACTACattagatgctaagttgcttggtTTTGAATTCCTTAAAGAACTTTATGCAACTGACTCAgattttggtgagatttttTCCTCCTTGCCACGACACTCTCGTGAGAATTATTTCATCTCTTACGGGTTCTTATACTACAAGGACAGGCTTTGCATTCCCAAGAGCTCCATGCGCACACTCCTAGTAAGAGAATCTCATGGAGGAGGGCTAATGGGACACTTCGGCATTGCCAAGACCTTAATGATTCTCCAAGAACATTTCTTCTGGCCATGCATGAGGAGTGACGTGGAACGACACATTGAAAGGTGCGTGACTTGTCACCAAGCAAAATCAAAGGTACACCCTTATGGTCTCTATACACCTTTGCCAATTCCACAGGAACCATGGGTTGATCTGTcaatggattttgtgcttggacTACCTAGGACTAGAAAAGGACATGATTCAATCTATGTGGTAGTTGACCGCTTCTCCAAAATGGcccattttattccttgtcttaaaacagaTGATGCTAAGCATGTTGCAAATTTATTCTTTCGTGAGATAGTTAGATTACTTGGCATGCCACGCACTATTGTTTCTGATAGGGATGCCAAATTCcttagctatttttggaaaactttgtggtgtaaactaggtactaaattgctattttctacttctagcCACCCATAAACAGATGGTCAAACCGAAGTGGTTAATAGGACTTTATCTACCCTATTGCGCGCAATtattaaaaagaacattaaatcttgggaagattgcttaccacatgtggaatttgcatacaatcgcacTGTTCATTCTGCTACACGTTATTCGCCGTTTGAAATTGTGTATGGTTTTAACCCTCTCACACCTTTGGATTTAACTCCTTTACCTGTTCATGAGAGAGTTAACTTGGATGGTAAGACCCAAGCTGCATATGTGCGTGAGTTACACATTAAGGTGCGAGCCAACATCGAGAAGCGTACACTTCAATACATCCAAAGTGCCAACAAGGGGCGCTGCAAGATGGTCTTTGAGCCTGGCGATTGGGTATGGATACACATGCGCAAAGAGAGGTTCCCAGTCAAACGGCGTAGTAAGCTACTTCCACGGGGAGATGGTCCATTCCAAGTCCTGGAACGTATaaatgacaatgcctacaaacttGAACTTCCAGGCGAGTATGGGGTACATGCTACTTTTAATGTATCTGACTTGAGTCCTTTTCATGCAGACGATGAgtttgatttgaggacaaatcgccttcaagaggaggggactaatgaggaggggctcaaggctgctcaaacttctagtgctcaggtcatgcaaatacccagtggtccaattacaagagcgcgtgctaggagaattcaagaatcacttcaagctcttgtttgcacgattcaagaacgagttggtgatgacttgaggaccattgaaggattacataatggagaaactactctatacactttccttcaaatggaagaaccaagtgaagactagttcacAGAGCACTAGCttgctaattagggttttagttaccattattagttgtttgttagcattaataatttcggtcaattttcacttcactttgGCCAAATTCAGAGTCTTAATTTTAGTCAATTAGTTGTTAGATATTTTCacccttaatgaagggcaaggtcgtccattggacattctagggtttgagtcctgtaaggctatatatagcctaggttttcattcattaaaggaGAATTCAGATTTCataaaatatatgtgagtttattcactatctcttgcctcaagagaattccctttgaatacttgagaattaatctcaagctgttcattgaacttatcaatcaagtagactccttgattgtggcgttcttctatccatacttttggttcactaaatttgctagtcttgggttaaggaGTTTCCTTAGTTCGTGACTTGTGATTTTAGAAGGGTCAAGGTTCCGCAATCaacccaacttggtgttcgtctagatccgtcgcaCATCACCTTCGATTATAGACTCTAAaacctcttttattttcacagtaccccaagaaaatttcttcatcaaattttttatcaaacttttcaATATGTTCCTTGATGTTTAAAACGAagcatttgcaaccaaaaactttgaagTAACCAACAATAGACCTTTTATCAAAcattaactcataagaggttttgttcaagattggtcTTAAAAGAACTCTATTCATAGTATAGCAAGCTGTATTTATGGTTTctgtccaaaaatattttggcaagTTGCATTCACTCAACATGGTTCTAGTAGCCTCTTGAAGTGTTCTgttctttctttcaacaacaccattttgttgaggtactcttgcaatagaaaattcatgtgtaattccattgtt
This portion of the Coffea arabica cultivar ET-39 chromosome 2e, Coffea Arabica ET-39 HiFi, whole genome shotgun sequence genome encodes:
- the LOC140036319 gene encoding uncharacterized protein codes for the protein MEGTRSGRGRGRGGRQPTIEQGTGTAMPELNPEPQIDPNIQVAAAIQRMTDLLAQVVQQQGPNPVPPVGNPGNPGNHVESEDRAVEQFQKFSPPKFLGGPDPDVAEQWLEKMIDIFAALHYSEERQVTFAIFQLEGAARSWWNIIRTKWEREKTPRTWVNFVREFNAKYFSPLLQEKKEDEFIRLCQGTQSMAKYESQFTRLSKFAPELILNEQRRARRFLQGLNVEIQKDLVVAQITTFSDAVEKALRSENARVQVRNFQNRKRGASGSSSTQGDKSNPPKFGRGAGGGRFSGMARGTPPKGGQTGRGQQRSESQGSSATVSRGPCSFCGKPNHTEDDCWRKQNKCLRCGSTEHRLASCPVQSQEARGTTQSSKATSGQSRVEGAKPKVPARVYSIGQRPVPDSVEVVEGTIPVFHRLARILIDPGATHSFVNPEFMCGIDIHHVTLPYELEVSTPTGDQCLMSSKMYTNYEIWVGERKLLGNLISLAIKGYDVILGMDWLARYDAQLDCKRKSVEFCIPGKTTLRLDMRGSLASSAMISGIWARKLLSRGAQGFLAFVINTPTDKLKIEDVSVVNEYPDVFPDELVNLPPEKEIEFEINLLPGTSPISKTPYRMAPVELKELKLQLQDLLEQGFIHESGSPWGAPVLFAKKKDGTLRLCIGAVLLQEGRPVAYFSEKLNGAALNYSTYDKELMALVRALQTWQHYLRPREFVLHTDHESLKHIKSQDKLSKRHARWITFIDSFTFVIKYKTDFGEIFSSLPRHSRENYFISYGFLYYKDRLCIPKSSMRTLLVRESHGGGLMGHFGIAKTLMILQEHFFWPCMRSDVERHIERCVTCHQAKSKVHPYGLYTPLPIPQEPWVDLSMDFVLGLPRTRKGHDSIYVGIKRDMEQNQLTTDYSLMFTAMKNELRRTSEQQMEELHTRFEELSRSLIRGSRSRSHNRSNHGTKEANCEDYSASEDDERAERPRKDMPKNELKALKIQVLAFKGRSDPKAYLKWEDRIEMVFDCYDYSEEQKGIKVDESKIEAIKQWPTPTSVPEVRSFHGLAGFYQRFVKDFSTIAAPLIAILVMIAISLSSTSISSPFKEAESSSSCEAFRVILFSPLHLLPRAPWT